A region from the Chionomys nivalis chromosome 22, mChiNiv1.1, whole genome shotgun sequence genome encodes:
- the LOC130864339 gene encoding 60S ribosomal protein L18-like, with protein MGVDIRHNKDRKVRRKEPKSQDIHLRLLVKLYRFLARRTNSTFNQVVLERLFMSRTNRPPPSLARMIRKMKLPGRENKTAVVVGTVTDDVRILDVPKLKVCALRVSSGARSRILKAGGKILTFDQLALESPKGRGTVLLSGPWKGREVYRHFGKAPGTPHSHTYVRSKGRKFERARGRRTSLDLTVIKKLWMLKKKKKA; from the coding sequence ATGGGTGTTGACATCCGCCACAACAAGGACCGAAAGGTTCGGCGCAAGGAGCCCAAGAGCCAGGACATCCACCTGCGGCTGCTGGTCAAGCTGTACAGGTTTCTGGCCAGGCGAACCAACTCCACCTTCAATCAGGTTGTGCTGGAAAGGTTATTCATGAGTCGCACCAACCGGCCACCTCCGTCCCTGGCCCGGATGATCCGAAAGATGAAGCTTCCTGGCCGAGAAAACAAGACGGCTGTGGTTGTGGGGACGGTCACAGATGACGTGAGGATTCTCGATGTGCCCAAACTGAAGGTGTGTGCACTGCGGGTGAGCAGCGGGGCCCGAAGTCGCATCCTCAAGGCTGGGGGTAAGATCCTCACCTttgaccagctggccttggagtctCCCAAGGGCCGTGGCACTGTGCTCCTGTCTGGACCTTGGAAGGGCCGAGAGGTGTACCGGCATTTCGGCAAGGCCCCAGGAACCCCACACAGCCATACCTATGTCCGCTCCAAGGGCCGGAAGTTTGAACGtgccagaggcagaaggaccagccTGGATCTTACTGTTATTAAAAAGCTTtggatgttgaaaaaaaaaaaaaaagcctaa